In the genome of Qipengyuania seohaensis, one region contains:
- a CDS encoding cytochrome c oxidase assembly protein codes for MTAATLETRKTRTALLALLGAAAMLGLGYAAVPLYELFCQVTGFGGTTQRATESEASLAERMGQAAGGKQISIRFDGSVAPGLGWDFKPEQPTDTVTIGQRDMAIYVARNNSDKPVTGTATFNVMPVQAGAYFNKIQCFCFTEQTLQPGQEVRMPVLYFVDPKALDDPNMEGVEQITLSYTFHRAIDSAE; via the coding sequence GTGACTGCTGCAACGCTCGAAACACGCAAGACCCGCACAGCGCTGCTGGCCCTGCTGGGCGCCGCCGCCATGCTCGGCCTCGGTTACGCTGCGGTGCCGCTTTACGAATTGTTCTGCCAGGTCACCGGCTTCGGCGGAACGACGCAGCGCGCCACGGAAAGTGAAGCCAGCCTAGCCGAGCGGATGGGCCAGGCTGCCGGTGGCAAGCAGATTTCGATCCGGTTCGACGGTTCCGTCGCACCGGGCCTCGGCTGGGACTTCAAGCCGGAACAGCCGACGGACACGGTAACCATCGGTCAGCGCGACATGGCGATATACGTTGCAAGGAACAATTCCGACAAGCCGGTCACCGGCACGGCGACATTCAACGTCATGCCGGTCCAGGCGGGCGCATATTTCAACAAGATCCAGTGCTTCTGCTTTACCGAGCAGACGCTCCAGCCAGGACAGGAAGTCCGCATGCCGGTGCTGTATTTCGTCGATCCCAAGGCGCTGGACGATCCCAACATGGAAGGTGTCGAACAGATCACGCTTTCCTATACTTTCCACCGCGCGATAGATTCTGCAGAGTAG
- a CDS encoding cytochrome c oxidase subunit 3: protein MAGNVNHEYHILEPDIWPLIGSLSALTFTSGMVLFMHEMASAHLVLGLGIAGLIATFFAWFSNIVKEAERGDHTPVVQLHMRYGMILFIASEVMFFVGWFWSWFDFALFPSEISEVVGGVWPPAAIEEVINPFSLPLLNTMILLCSGTTVTWAHHSLIHGDREGLKKGLWLTVILGTVFTLIQAYEYGVAPFAFGGNTYSSAFYMATGFHGFHVLVGTIFLIVCLVRTYKGHFTPRQHFGFEAAAWYWHFVDVVWLFLFAVVYVWGGWGAEFH from the coding sequence ATGGCTGGCAACGTCAATCACGAATATCATATCCTCGAACCCGATATCTGGCCGCTGATCGGCTCGCTGTCGGCGCTTACTTTCACCAGCGGCATGGTTCTCTTCATGCACGAAATGGCCAGCGCGCACCTTGTGCTCGGTCTCGGCATCGCTGGCCTGATCGCCACGTTCTTCGCGTGGTTCAGCAACATCGTGAAGGAAGCAGAGCGCGGCGATCACACGCCGGTCGTCCAGCTGCACATGCGTTACGGCATGATCTTGTTCATCGCTTCGGAAGTGATGTTCTTCGTCGGCTGGTTCTGGAGCTGGTTCGATTTCGCACTGTTCCCCTCGGAAATCTCCGAAGTGGTGGGCGGCGTCTGGCCCCCGGCGGCGATCGAAGAAGTCATTAATCCCTTCAGCCTCCCGCTGCTGAACACCATGATCCTGCTCTGCTCGGGCACCACGGTTACCTGGGCGCACCACTCGCTGATCCACGGTGACCGCGAAGGCCTGAAGAAGGGCCTGTGGCTCACTGTCATCCTCGGTACTGTCTTTACCCTGATCCAGGCTTACGAGTATGGCGTCGCGCCGTTCGCCTTCGGCGGCAACACGTACAGCTCGGCCTTCTACATGGCGACCGGCTTCCACGGCTTCCACGTGCTCGTCGGCACGATCTTCCTGATCGTCTGCCTCGTGCGCACCTACAAGGGCCACTTCACGCCCCGCCAGCACTTCGGTTTCGAAGCGGCTGCATGGTACTGGCACTTCGTCGACGTCGTGTGGCTCTTCCTCTTCGCTGTAGTCTACGTCTGGGGCGGCTGGGGAGCCGAATTCCACTAA
- a CDS encoding SURF1 family protein yields the protein MTTRIPIIPTIIVAGAIAVMIALGFWQLGRMDEKEALIVQAEQSLRMSSEVGYPDDAAGIEDVLYRRTTVTCQDVTNTTTVAGTDSRGAKGMAHRASCVLADGRTIIVDLGFSRSPQPVEWEGGEVRGTIAPGGRVVSAEGLAGLEPLASPDPRNLPNNHLAYAGQWFFFALTALVIYILALRRRGTRAKDE from the coding sequence ATGACCACCCGCATTCCCATCATTCCTACGATAATCGTGGCAGGAGCCATTGCCGTGATGATCGCGCTCGGCTTCTGGCAGTTGGGCCGGATGGACGAGAAGGAGGCGCTCATTGTGCAGGCGGAGCAATCGCTGCGCATGTCGTCGGAGGTCGGATACCCGGACGATGCAGCAGGCATCGAGGATGTGCTCTACCGCAGGACCACGGTTACCTGCCAGGATGTGACGAACACCACGACCGTGGCTGGTACCGATAGCCGCGGAGCAAAGGGCATGGCGCACAGGGCGAGTTGCGTCCTGGCAGATGGCCGGACCATAATTGTCGATCTCGGTTTTTCGCGCAGCCCGCAACCGGTCGAATGGGAAGGCGGCGAAGTACGCGGTACGATTGCGCCCGGCGGACGTGTGGTGTCTGCAGAAGGTCTGGCAGGCCTCGAACCGCTGGCCAGCCCCGATCCGCGAAACCTCCCCAACAACCACCTCGCTTATGCCGGACAGTGGTTCTTCTTCGCGCTCACTGCGCTGGTGATCTACATCCTTGCCCTGCGTCGGCGTGGCACACGCGCTAAAGACGAATAA
- the thrC gene encoding threonine synthase yields the protein MKYVSTRGSAPTLDFAGVTLAGLASDGGLYVPEEWPRFTQDQIADMRGLPYAEVAARVMEPFVGDCLTPERLRELTAKAYGRFAHKAVTPLVQLDEQHWVLELFHGPTLAFKDVALQMLGLLFEEFLAREEGSLTIVGATSGDTGSAAIDAVAGLDNVEIFMLHPKGRVSDVQRRQMTTVRAPNVHNIAIDGSFDDAQAMVKRIFADADVTAKHRIGAVNSINWARLMAQVVYYFTSALQLGGPERKVAFSVPTGNFGDVFAGHVAAQMGLPIEKLLVATNVNDILHRALADGDYSTGTVTATAAPSMDIQVSSNFERLLFDVGGRDGLAMADQMAAFDAQKAMRLTNAQREGAASLFTSARADADDMAQAMRWAFEQCDEMLDPHTAIGLHAARTARIDPTVPVVTLATAHPAKFPDAVERATGLRPPLPSRVGDLFAREESYVELPGTYEAVRAHILEHAA from the coding sequence ATGAAATACGTCTCCACCCGCGGCAGCGCTCCGACGCTCGATTTTGCAGGCGTCACCCTGGCAGGCCTTGCCAGCGATGGCGGCCTTTACGTGCCCGAAGAGTGGCCCCGGTTCACCCAGGACCAGATCGCCGATATGCGCGGTCTTCCGTATGCCGAAGTGGCCGCCCGCGTGATGGAGCCCTTTGTCGGCGATTGCCTGACGCCTGAGCGCCTGCGTGAACTCACGGCGAAGGCATACGGCCGCTTCGCTCACAAGGCAGTCACACCTCTGGTACAACTGGACGAGCAGCATTGGGTGCTCGAGCTGTTCCACGGTCCGACGCTGGCCTTCAAGGACGTGGCGTTGCAGATGCTTGGCCTGCTGTTCGAAGAATTCCTGGCACGGGAAGAGGGCAGCCTTACCATCGTCGGCGCGACGAGCGGCGATACCGGCAGCGCCGCGATCGATGCGGTTGCAGGGCTCGACAATGTCGAGATCTTCATGCTGCACCCCAAGGGCAGGGTCAGCGACGTCCAGCGCCGCCAGATGACCACGGTGCGCGCGCCCAACGTCCACAACATCGCCATCGATGGCAGTTTCGACGATGCGCAGGCAATGGTGAAGCGCATCTTTGCCGATGCCGACGTCACGGCCAAGCACCGGATCGGTGCGGTCAACTCGATCAACTGGGCCAGGCTGATGGCGCAGGTGGTTTATTACTTCACCTCCGCGCTTCAGCTGGGCGGGCCGGAGCGCAAGGTCGCTTTCAGCGTGCCGACCGGGAATTTTGGCGATGTCTTCGCAGGCCACGTGGCGGCGCAGATGGGGCTGCCGATCGAAAAGCTTCTGGTCGCCACCAATGTGAACGACATCCTGCATCGCGCGCTGGCGGACGGCGATTATTCGACCGGCACCGTGACCGCCACCGCTGCGCCCAGCATGGACATCCAGGTCAGCTCCAATTTCGAACGCCTCCTGTTTGACGTCGGCGGGCGCGATGGCCTTGCGATGGCCGACCAGATGGCGGCCTTCGATGCGCAAAAGGCGATGCGGCTTACCAATGCGCAGCGCGAAGGCGCGGCTTCCCTGTTCACGAGCGCTCGCGCCGATGCGGACGACATGGCGCAGGCCATGCGTTGGGCTTTCGAGCAGTGCGATGAAATGCTCGATCCGCATACCGCTATCGGCCTTCACGCGGCTCGCACCGCACGGATCGATCCAACGGTGCCAGTCGTGACGCTCGCGACGGCTCATCCGGCCAAGTTCCCCGATGCCGTCGAACGGGCGACCGGGCTGCGTCCGCCCCTGCCGTCTCGCGTAGGCGACCTGTTCGCGCGCGAGGAAAGCTATGTGGAATTGCCCGGCACCTACGAGGCCGTGCGTGCCCACATCCTGGAGCACGCGGCCTGA
- a CDS encoding class I SAM-dependent methyltransferase, giving the protein MADLVRDPMLMVGEGWDAYRLLDSGHGRKLESFGDYSFIRPEPQAMWSPRSDDWRADGEFIPGADEDGGGRWHLNDSLPEAGWTLGYDEVRFTAQPTPFRHLQFFPDMAPVWDWMRKQLDGRTDAETMNLFGYTGVGSLALSRHGRVTHVDASKKSVAQARENAALSGMEDRPIRWLVDDAMKFAAREVRRKNRYDGIILDPPKFGRGPKNETWRLEDGLPELVSDCRKLLDENSRFLFLTVYAVRMSSLALGGLLEEVFADLPGKIEHGDLAVRETGENGRHLPTAIFARWSNPG; this is encoded by the coding sequence ATGGCCGACCTTGTGCGCGATCCGATGCTTATGGTCGGGGAGGGCTGGGATGCCTATCGCCTGCTCGACAGCGGGCATGGCCGCAAACTGGAAAGCTTCGGCGATTACAGTTTCATCCGCCCCGAACCGCAGGCCATGTGGTCGCCGCGTAGCGACGACTGGCGGGCCGACGGGGAATTCATTCCCGGCGCCGACGAGGATGGCGGCGGTCGCTGGCACTTGAACGACAGCCTGCCCGAAGCGGGCTGGACCCTCGGCTATGACGAGGTGCGTTTTACCGCCCAGCCGACGCCGTTTCGCCACCTGCAATTCTTCCCCGACATGGCGCCGGTGTGGGACTGGATGCGTAAGCAGCTCGACGGGCGCACCGATGCGGAGACCATGAACCTGTTCGGCTACACCGGCGTCGGTTCGCTCGCGCTCAGCCGCCACGGCCGGGTGACGCATGTCGATGCTAGCAAGAAATCGGTTGCGCAGGCCCGCGAGAACGCGGCGCTTTCCGGCATGGAAGATCGCCCGATCCGCTGGCTGGTCGACGATGCGATGAAGTTCGCCGCACGCGAGGTTCGCCGGAAAAATCGCTACGACGGCATCATTCTCGATCCGCCGAAATTCGGCCGCGGCCCGAAGAACGAAACCTGGCGACTTGAAGACGGCCTTCCCGAACTGGTTTCCGACTGCCGCAAACTGCTGGACGAAAACAGCCGCTTCCTGTTCCTGACGGTCTATGCCGTCCGAATGAGCAGCCTCGCGCTTGGCGGACTTCTGGAAGAGGTGTTCGCCGACCTGCCCGGCAAGATAGAACATGGCGACCTTGCGGTACGCGAAACCGGCGAGAACGGACGGCATTTGCCCACCGCGATCTTCGCACGCTGGTCCAATCCGGGTTAG
- a CDS encoding dihydroneopterin aldolase has translation MNDSLILEVADFEHDVLTGIYSEETGKPQPLRFTIQVRMKPLAHYDADTPLDDSKNYMDLKFAASEALPEGVHFKLIEAVADHVCETLFLQDKRVEAVTVKIVKLAIAEAGEKIGITLHRERR, from the coding sequence ATGAACGATTCGCTGATCCTCGAAGTTGCGGACTTCGAACATGACGTCCTCACCGGCATCTATTCGGAAGAGACGGGCAAGCCGCAGCCGCTGCGCTTCACGATCCAGGTCCGGATGAAGCCGCTTGCGCATTACGATGCGGACACGCCGCTCGACGATTCCAAGAACTACATGGATCTCAAGTTCGCCGCTTCGGAAGCCCTGCCGGAGGGAGTACATTTCAAGCTGATCGAGGCGGTCGCAGACCATGTTTGCGAAACGCTGTTCCTGCAGGACAAGCGCGTCGAGGCCGTGACGGTGAAGATCGTCAAGCTGGCGATTGCAGAAGCGGGCGAGAAAATCGGGATCACGCTCCATCGCGAGCGCCGCTGA
- a CDS encoding Rossmann fold domain-containing protein gives MKRIEVEGLPEEPLAAAGLFHQNWLDPIERALSNGQDVVITMPPADHTHGEWRSAAAAMLARKHTPQRANVVAGEGAALDGIVAYLERAPGVTGHYLEASQ, from the coding sequence ATGAAGCGGATCGAGGTCGAGGGACTGCCGGAAGAACCGCTCGCCGCGGCGGGACTGTTTCACCAGAATTGGCTCGACCCGATAGAGCGCGCGCTGTCGAACGGGCAGGACGTTGTCATAACCATGCCGCCCGCCGATCACACGCACGGCGAATGGCGCAGTGCTGCAGCAGCCATGTTGGCGCGCAAACACACGCCGCAGCGCGCAAATGTCGTCGCAGGTGAGGGCGCTGCACTCGACGGCATCGTCGCGTATCTCGAACGAGCCCCGGGCGTGACCGGACATTATCTAGAGGCGTCGCAGTGA
- a CDS encoding MoaD/ThiS family protein, which yields MSVRILFLGPLRDLAGQDEMQVEAPLDWNGLLEAVGTPVSAQLREERVNVACKGLVLADKTTLLAEDGDEVALLPPVSGG from the coding sequence GTGAGCGTACGGATCCTCTTCCTCGGGCCTCTGCGGGATCTGGCAGGTCAGGATGAGATGCAGGTCGAGGCGCCACTCGACTGGAATGGTCTTCTCGAGGCAGTTGGGACTCCAGTCTCTGCGCAATTGCGGGAAGAGCGGGTCAATGTTGCCTGCAAGGGCCTTGTGCTCGCCGACAAGACTACTCTGCTGGCGGAGGATGGCGACGAAGTCGCGCTGCTCCCCCCGGTGAGCGGTGGCTAG
- a CDS encoding molybdenum cofactor biosynthesis protein MoaE, giving the protein MARLALSSPHDIRLLDRGLSVGEALAAFNALYPDAGGTASFLGKVRTDSDVKALELSHYEPLTLPGMEELARTALQRFDLAGVLAWHRVGVMTPGQPIVLVAAAASHRRAAFDAVDFLMDHLKSASWFWKRERRGDGWHWIEPREQDHSDLDRWK; this is encoded by the coding sequence GTGGCTAGGCTCGCGCTTTCTTCCCCCCATGACATCCGCCTACTCGATCGGGGGCTGTCTGTTGGCGAGGCGCTTGCGGCTTTCAACGCCCTTTATCCCGATGCTGGAGGCACGGCATCGTTTCTCGGCAAGGTGCGCACGGATAGCGATGTAAAGGCGCTGGAACTCAGCCATTACGAGCCGCTCACCCTGCCGGGCATGGAAGAACTTGCTCGAACCGCCTTGCAGCGCTTCGATCTTGCAGGAGTGCTTGCCTGGCACCGGGTAGGGGTGATGACGCCGGGCCAGCCGATCGTGCTGGTGGCGGCAGCAGCGTCTCATCGCCGCGCGGCATTCGATGCGGTCGATTTTCTTATGGACCACCTGAAATCCGCATCCTGGTTCTGGAAACGCGAGCGAAGGGGAGATGGCTGGCACTGGATCGAACCGCGTGAGCAAGACCACAGCGATCTCGATCGCTGGAAATAA
- the rplU gene encoding 50S ribosomal protein L21 → MFAVVRTGGKQYRVAAGDKIAVEKLAGEAGDTITLGDVLLAGEGDKIADAAKTTVSAEIIAQAKSEKVTVFKKRRRHNYRRKNGHRQQMTLLRITAVGDSKAEKKAAPKKEAAPKAEEKKAAPKKDTSEEKAAPKAKKAAPKKAAATKAAPAKKAPAKKAAAKKTESKK, encoded by the coding sequence ATGTTCGCAGTAGTGCGCACGGGCGGCAAGCAATACCGGGTTGCCGCCGGAGACAAGATCGCGGTTGAGAAGCTGGCTGGCGAAGCCGGTGATACCATCACGCTGGGTGACGTCCTGCTTGCAGGCGAAGGCGACAAGATCGCCGATGCTGCCAAGACCACCGTCTCGGCTGAAATCATCGCCCAGGCGAAGAGCGAGAAGGTCACGGTCTTCAAGAAGCGCCGCCGCCACAACTATCGCCGCAAGAACGGCCACCGCCAGCAGATGACCCTGCTGCGCATCACTGCTGTCGGCGACTCGAAGGCCGAGAAGAAGGCTGCTCCCAAGAAGGAAGCGGCGCCCAAGGCCGAAGAAAAGAAGGCCGCTCCGAAGAAGGACACTTCCGAAGAGAAGGCTGCGCCCAAGGCCAAGAAGGCAGCGCCGAAGAAGGCTGCTGCTACGAAGGCGGCCCCCGCCAAGAAGGCTCCTGCCAAGAAGGCAGCAGCCAAGAAGACCGAATCCAAGAAGTAA
- the rpmA gene encoding 50S ribosomal protein L27: MAHKKAGGSSRNGRDSAGRRLGVKKFGSENVVAGNIIVRQRGTKFYPAVNVGMGKDHTLFALTDGVVRFHSGKLGRKYVSVDQMAEAAE, translated from the coding sequence ATGGCACATAAAAAAGCAGGCGGTTCATCGCGTAACGGTCGCGACTCAGCCGGTCGTCGTCTTGGTGTGAAGAAGTTCGGCAGCGAAAACGTCGTCGCCGGCAACATTATCGTGCGTCAGCGCGGCACGAAGTTCTACCCGGCCGTCAACGTCGGCATGGGCAAGGACCACACGCTGTTCGCGCTTACCGACGGCGTCGTCCGATTCCACTCGGGCAAGCTCGGCCGCAAATACGTATCGGTCGACCAAATGGCGGAAGCCGCCGAATAA
- a CDS encoding GNAT family N-acetyltransferase, with product MFHITERLLLRPAWPEDAEALFGGIADEGVVRNLARAPWPYLPEHAREFVKREQDQRVPNFLMTLPGEHGSRIIGSIGLGETETGVELGYWIARPYWGQGYATEAGLGVLEVAKLLGYRQIEAGHFLDNPASGRVLRKLGFRPTGRVAKRYSCARGADVDCALFELNLDQTKVAPPMAA from the coding sequence ATGTTCCATATCACCGAGAGGCTGCTGCTGCGGCCTGCATGGCCCGAAGATGCCGAGGCACTGTTTGGCGGGATCGCCGACGAAGGTGTCGTCCGCAATCTTGCCCGCGCGCCGTGGCCGTATCTCCCCGAACATGCGCGAGAATTCGTCAAGCGCGAGCAGGACCAACGCGTCCCCAATTTCCTCATGACGCTACCCGGCGAGCATGGCTCGCGAATCATCGGCTCGATCGGGCTGGGTGAGACCGAAACTGGCGTCGAGCTCGGCTACTGGATCGCGCGGCCCTATTGGGGTCAGGGCTATGCGACCGAGGCCGGACTGGGCGTGCTCGAAGTGGCGAAGCTGCTCGGCTATCGTCAGATCGAGGCCGGGCACTTCCTCGACAATCCCGCGTCGGGCCGGGTCTTGCGCAAGCTTGGCTTCCGGCCCACGGGACGGGTCGCGAAGCGGTACAGCTGTGCGCGCGGCGCGGATGTCGATTGCGCCCTTTTCGAACTGAACCTCGACCAAACCAAGGTTGCGCCGCCGATGGCGGCTTGA
- a CDS encoding metal-dependent hydrolase codes for MNAPLPIDTATAKTAPTPADLTITVRDERFNRGTNPRRWWAGEPFGTAWHNALSATFPRGEAFFIEAVKAHREGADPKLEAEIRAFVRQEINHTREHIAFNKLAENARYDIKAIDTRVAEMLALTKGRPAIANLAVTMALEHYTAMMAAEFLANPQHFRDADPEVRKMWRWHAAEEIEHKGVAYDTWNHATKDWTPFRRWKVRSLVMLTVTARFFKNRWIDSLNLLEQDGITGFKAKWGLFKYLTVSPGVVRRIFPAWLSYFKPGFHPWDHDDRELIGLYEGEFEDALLPAE; via the coding sequence ATGAACGCCCCCCTCCCCATCGATACCGCAACCGCCAAGACTGCGCCGACCCCGGCCGATCTCACCATCACCGTGCGCGACGAGCGTTTCAATCGCGGAACCAACCCGCGCCGCTGGTGGGCCGGAGAACCCTTCGGCACGGCATGGCACAATGCGCTTTCTGCCACCTTCCCGCGCGGAGAGGCATTCTTCATCGAAGCCGTGAAGGCACACCGCGAAGGTGCCGATCCCAAGCTGGAGGCGGAAATCCGCGCGTTCGTGCGGCAGGAAATCAATCACACCCGCGAACACATCGCCTTCAACAAGCTGGCCGAGAACGCCAGGTACGACATCAAGGCAATCGACACGCGCGTCGCTGAAATGCTGGCGCTCACCAAGGGTCGCCCTGCCATTGCAAACCTCGCCGTCACCATGGCGCTGGAGCACTACACTGCCATGATGGCAGCGGAATTTCTCGCCAACCCGCAGCACTTCAGGGACGCGGATCCAGAAGTGCGCAAAATGTGGCGCTGGCATGCGGCCGAGGAAATCGAACACAAGGGCGTCGCCTACGACACCTGGAACCACGCAACCAAGGACTGGACGCCGTTCCGTCGCTGGAAAGTGCGCAGCCTCGTGATGCTGACAGTCACGGCCCGCTTCTTCAAGAACCGCTGGATCGATTCGCTCAACCTGCTGGAGCAGGATGGCATCACCGGCTTCAAGGCGAAGTGGGGCCTGTTCAAGTACCTCACCGTTTCGCCTGGTGTCGTGCGCCGCATCTTCCCGGCGTGGCTGAGCTATTTCAAGCCCGGCTTCCACCCATGGGATCACGACGATCGCGAATTGATCGGACTGTACGAGGGCGAGTTCGAAGACGCCCTTCTCCCCGCCGAATAA
- a CDS encoding TetR/AcrR family transcriptional regulator, with product MATRKRLSPEESRLAALEAARGLLIETGPQSVTLKAVAARIGRTHANLLHHFGSAAGLQKALAGHLAEAVCATIADAVRASRAGLGHPREVVDLAFDAFDKEGAGALASWMILTGNEDALTPIVETIHELVDEIAPEEAAHSGSATQVHEETLALVLMAMGDALIGSALARSLGLPETAARDRAERMLVRSLEAVADKS from the coding sequence ATGGCAACCCGCAAACGACTTTCACCCGAAGAATCGCGCCTCGCAGCCCTGGAGGCCGCCCGCGGTCTTTTGATCGAAACAGGGCCTCAGTCGGTGACGCTGAAAGCGGTCGCCGCGCGGATCGGGCGCACGCATGCGAACCTGCTCCACCATTTCGGCTCCGCTGCCGGCCTGCAGAAAGCGCTTGCCGGGCATCTGGCCGAAGCCGTCTGCGCGACAATCGCCGACGCGGTTCGCGCCAGCCGCGCCGGCCTGGGCCACCCGCGCGAAGTGGTCGACCTCGCTTTCGATGCCTTCGACAAGGAAGGCGCGGGCGCGCTTGCCAGCTGGATGATCCTGACCGGCAATGAGGATGCGCTCACCCCGATCGTGGAAACGATCCACGAACTGGTGGACGAGATCGCGCCCGAGGAGGCCGCCCATAGCGGATCGGCCACGCAGGTTCACGAAGAAACGCTGGCGCTGGTCCTGATGGCCATGGGCGATGCGCTGATCGGCAGCGCGCTGGCGCGCTCGCTCGGCCTGCCGGAAACGGCGGCTCGCGACCGCGCCGAGCGGATGCTGGTACGCTCGCTCGAAGCGGTCGCCGACAAGTCCTAG
- a CDS encoding S41 family peptidase — protein MKRSMLFAAALAVTSQTAIAQDAPDPQVDEAVRSEVVGALAEAMIDKYVFPDKGEETAAALREKAATGTYRSHATARAFADALRTDLREAGNDRHLQVRFIPGFAPPPEGADPNKHTPEEVEEMQREMAANGFGIFRTMRLPGNVGYLDVRFFGPPEGVAPAYEAAMQLLDGSDALIIDLRANGGGDPASVAQLVSHLFAKGDVRHINSIYERTQDRTREFWTNQSVATRYIGPLFVLTSSYTFSGGEEFAYDIQTQERGTLVGETTGGGANPGMMVPLGHGFAAFIPTGRAINPVTGTNWEHVGVKPDIAVDADQAMTTAIGRALAAIREANPDRAEDIAGVEARLAEGKLDLPGWKDPSEGR, from the coding sequence ATGAAAAGATCGATGCTGTTTGCGGCCGCCCTGGCCGTGACGTCCCAGACCGCCATCGCGCAGGATGCGCCTGACCCACAGGTCGACGAGGCCGTCCGCAGTGAGGTGGTCGGCGCACTCGCCGAAGCGATGATCGACAAATATGTCTTCCCGGACAAGGGGGAAGAAACCGCTGCCGCCCTGCGCGAAAAGGCAGCGACCGGAACATACCGCAGCCATGCCACCGCCCGCGCCTTCGCCGATGCGCTGCGCACCGACCTGCGCGAAGCGGGCAACGACCGCCATTTGCAGGTCCGCTTCATCCCCGGCTTCGCGCCTCCGCCCGAAGGGGCCGATCCCAACAAGCATACGCCCGAGGAAGTCGAGGAGATGCAGCGCGAGATGGCAGCCAATGGCTTCGGCATCTTTCGCACCATGCGCCTTCCCGGCAATGTCGGCTATCTCGACGTCCGCTTCTTCGGCCCGCCCGAAGGCGTCGCGCCGGCCTATGAGGCCGCCATGCAACTGCTCGACGGCAGCGATGCGCTTATCATCGACCTGCGCGCCAATGGCGGCGGCGACCCGGCATCGGTGGCCCAGCTCGTCAGCCATCTCTTCGCCAAGGGCGACGTGCGCCACATCAATAGCATTTACGAGCGCACCCAGGACCGCACGCGCGAGTTCTGGACCAACCAGAGCGTCGCCACGCGCTACATCGGGCCGCTGTTCGTCCTGACCTCGAGCTATACGTTCTCAGGCGGCGAGGAATTCGCCTACGACATCCAGACGCAGGAGCGCGGCACGCTGGTCGGCGAGACCACCGGCGGCGGCGCGAACCCGGGCATGATGGTCCCGCTCGGCCACGGCTTTGCCGCCTTCATCCCTACCGGGCGCGCCATCAATCCGGTTACCGGCACCAATTGGGAGCATGTCGGGGTGAAGCCGGATATCGCCGTCGACGCCGACCAGGCGATGACTACCGCCATTGGCCGGGCGCTGGCCGCGATCAGGGAAGCGAACCCGGATCGGGCAGAGGACATCGCGGGCGTCGAGGCTAGGCTCGCCGAAGGCAAGCTCGACCTGCCCGGCTGGAAGGACCCCAGCGAGGGGCGCTAG
- the ygfZ gene encoding CAF17-like 4Fe-4S cluster assembly/insertion protein YgfZ produces the protein MTASRLFDRAVIRLSPSDGEEDVAAFLQGLLTNDVRGALPVYAALLTPQGKMLFDIFVWPAADGEILLDCEKDQAESLAKRLSLYRLRRKIDIAVDESLGVHWQKEPGDGGAADPRLASLGQRWLAPVSEEDEPADDAYLAHRLGLGVPEGYGEMGDILWLETNAVELHGVAFDKGCYIGQENTARMNWRSKVNRRLMVVPLEKSDEKRRKATYDDLGLAVDHLRVADIHPATVPVWLERAFVED, from the coding sequence ATGACTGCAAGCCGCCTGTTCGACCGCGCCGTGATCCGCCTTTCCCCTTCCGACGGGGAAGAGGACGTCGCCGCCTTCCTCCAGGGGCTGCTTACCAACGATGTGCGCGGAGCCTTGCCGGTTTACGCAGCGCTCCTGACGCCTCAGGGCAAGATGCTGTTCGACATATTCGTCTGGCCAGCCGCCGACGGCGAAATCCTGCTCGATTGCGAGAAGGACCAGGCGGAAAGCCTCGCCAAGCGCCTTTCCCTGTACCGCTTGCGCCGCAAGATCGACATCGCTGTCGATGAAAGCCTTGGCGTCCATTGGCAGAAAGAGCCGGGAGACGGCGGCGCAGCCGACCCGCGCCTGGCGTCGTTGGGGCAACGCTGGCTGGCACCCGTATCGGAAGAGGACGAGCCCGCCGACGACGCGTATCTCGCGCACCGGCTCGGTCTGGGTGTGCCCGAAGGATATGGCGAGATGGGCGACATCCTCTGGCTGGAAACCAATGCCGTGGAACTGCATGGCGTGGCTTTCGACAAGGGATGCTACATCGGCCAGGAAAACACCGCCCGGATGAATTGGCGCAGCAAGGTCAACCGCCGACTGATGGTGGTCCCGCTCGAGAAATCCGACGAAAAGCGACGCAAGGCTACCTACGACGACCTCGGACTGGCGGTAGACCATCTGCGCGTTGCCGACATCCACCCGGCGACAGTGCCGGTCTGGCTGGAACGCGCATTCGTCGAGGACTGA